A region of Acidobacteriota bacterium DNA encodes the following proteins:
- the dnaB gene encoding replicative DNA helicase, protein MELDLMFLKKTPPHSMEAERTVLGGILVRNENLNVLLSIISPADFYKDAHRKILENIIVLIDKGLPVDLLSLSEQVQRAGVLDEIGGSAYLSSLMDGVPKSLSIDYYARIIKEKALLRRLILSSARIISSSYDQKDDADDLLNAAQEAIIDVAEERIKQGFVPVGDLTQEALDTIRKLQQRKEAVTGIPTGFRSLDGLTAGFHGSDFIVVAARPSMGKTALSLNIAQHVGLKTDYSAGFFSMEMAKEQLIMRLLCAESHLDIKKVRSGFISDRDYEKIKLAGEAIAQARIFIDESAALTVMEMKAKTRRLKMEHKLDIVFIDYIQLMRTGGRFENRNQEMSFVTRSLKELAKELKIPVVGISQLSRAPEKGRRGESRPQLSDLRESGAIEQDADVVIFIYRPDYYDPENLEIRGVAEISVAKQRNGPTGKVHLAFIREYARFAEMDFAVEAG, encoded by the coding sequence ATGGAACTGGATCTCATGTTCCTGAAAAAAACGCCTCCGCACAGCATGGAGGCGGAACGAACCGTCCTCGGCGGGATCCTCGTCCGCAACGAAAATCTGAACGTCCTGCTGTCGATTATTTCGCCGGCGGATTTCTACAAGGACGCCCACCGGAAAATTCTCGAAAACATCATCGTCCTCATCGACAAGGGCCTGCCCGTCGACCTTCTCAGCCTCTCGGAACAGGTTCAGAGGGCCGGCGTTCTCGATGAGATCGGCGGATCGGCCTATCTGTCCTCCCTCATGGACGGGGTCCCCAAAAGCCTGAGCATCGATTACTATGCCCGGATCATCAAGGAAAAGGCGTTGCTGCGGCGGCTGATCCTGTCATCCGCCCGAATCATCTCTTCGAGCTACGATCAAAAAGACGACGCCGACGACCTGCTCAACGCCGCCCAGGAAGCCATCATCGACGTGGCCGAGGAACGCATTAAACAGGGCTTCGTCCCGGTCGGTGACCTGACCCAGGAAGCCCTGGACACGATCCGGAAACTCCAGCAGCGAAAGGAAGCCGTGACGGGCATTCCGACCGGGTTCCGTTCGCTGGACGGCCTGACCGCGGGGTTTCACGGCTCGGACTTCATCGTTGTGGCCGCCCGGCCCTCGATGGGCAAAACGGCACTGTCCCTGAACATCGCCCAGCATGTGGGCCTCAAGACCGATTATTCCGCGGGGTTCTTCTCCATGGAAATGGCCAAGGAGCAGCTCATCATGAGGTTGCTCTGTGCCGAATCGCATCTGGACATCAAAAAGGTGCGGAGCGGTTTCATCAGTGACCGGGACTACGAGAAAATCAAGCTGGCCGGGGAGGCCATCGCCCAGGCCCGGATTTTCATCGACGAGTCGGCCGCTCTGACCGTCATGGAAATGAAGGCCAAGACCCGGCGCCTTAAAATGGAGCACAAGCTGGACATCGTCTTCATCGACTACATCCAGCTCATGCGAACCGGGGGCCGTTTCGAAAACAGAAACCAGGAGATGTCCTTCGTCACGCGGTCTCTGAAGGAATTGGCCAAGGAGCTCAAGATCCCCGTAGTCGGCATCTCCCAGCTCAGCCGGGCCCCGGAAAAGGGGCGGCGGGGCGAATCGCGGCCGCAACTGTCCGATCTTCGGGAGTCGGGTGCCATCGAGCAGGACGCCGACGTCGTCATTTTCATCTACCGGCCGGACTACTACGATCCCGAAAACCTCGAGATCCGCGGCGTCGCCGAAATCAGCGTCGCCAAACAGAGAAACGGCCCCACGGGTAAAGTCCACCTGGCTTTCATCCGCGAATACGCCCGCTTCGCCGAAATGGATTTTGCAGTCGAGGCGGGATGA
- the rplI gene encoding 50S ribosomal protein L9 yields the protein MKVILKQDVESLGRRGDIVTVAAGYGRNYLLPRKLAMEVTSGNMKAVEIERRAIRKRVDKERQSFQSVIEQLNRTTLSFTRKTGEKDTLFGSVSAADIKEELDRMGIEIDRKKILLDEPIKKIGEFVVPIKVFHDDKAEIRLVVHSETEEKPEAAEPAATPDVADVPAVPEE from the coding sequence ATGAAAGTGATCCTGAAACAAGATGTGGAATCCCTCGGACGGAGGGGCGATATCGTCACGGTCGCGGCGGGCTACGGCAGAAATTATCTCCTGCCCCGTAAGCTGGCCATGGAAGTTACGTCCGGAAACATGAAGGCCGTCGAGATCGAACGCCGGGCCATTCGGAAGCGCGTGGATAAGGAACGGCAGTCCTTCCAGTCCGTCATTGAACAGCTCAACCGGACGACCCTGTCCTTCACCCGGAAAACCGGGGAGAAGGATACCCTGTTCGGTTCGGTGTCGGCGGCGGATATCAAGGAAGAGCTCGACCGCATGGGCATCGAGATCGACCGCAAGAAAATTCTTCTGGACGAGCCCATCAAAAAGATTGGGGAATTCGTTGTCCCCATCAAGGTTTTTCACGACGACAAGGCCGAAATCCGGCTCGTCGTCCACAGCGAAACCGAGGAGAAGCCGGAAGCCGCCGAGCCGGCGGCGACTCCGGATGTGGCGGATGTCCCGGCTGTGCCGGAAGAATAA
- the ispF gene encoding 2-C-methyl-D-erythritol 2,4-cyclodiphosphate synthase, giving the protein MYRIGIGYDLHRLVPGRKLVLGGVDIPFHLGAAGHSDGDCLIHAVIDALLGAMGAGDIGGHFPDTDPRWKDARSTDLLARVMEIVREKGFEVVNVDTVVVAEAPRLGPCHGAIRDVLCPILGISPSDLGIKAKTAEGLGEIGGRAAIASHAITLLRTLAAGSNT; this is encoded by the coding sequence ATGTATAGAATCGGCATCGGCTATGATCTGCATCGGCTGGTTCCCGGCCGAAAACTTGTTCTCGGCGGGGTGGACATCCCCTTTCATCTCGGTGCGGCCGGTCATTCCGACGGCGATTGCCTCATTCATGCCGTGATCGACGCGCTTCTCGGAGCGATGGGAGCCGGGGACATCGGCGGCCATTTTCCGGACACCGATCCCCGATGGAAGGACGCCCGGAGCACGGACCTTCTGGCCCGGGTCATGGAGATCGTCCGGGAAAAGGGATTCGAAGTCGTCAACGTGGATACCGTCGTCGTCGCCGAGGCGCCCCGCCTGGGGCCCTGCCATGGCGCGATCCGCGATGTGCTCTGCCCGATCCTGGGCATCTCTCCGTCCGACCTGGGGATCAAGGCCAAAACGGCCGAAGGCTTGGGGGAGATCGGGGGGCGAGCCGCCATCGCCTCCCACGCCATTACCCTCCTCCGTACTCTGGCTGCTGGAAGTAACACATAA
- a CDS encoding 50S ribosomal protein L25: MTITITAEKRDVFGKNNNRRLRKDGKMPAVLYGGSAESMPLVLDKKDIFRIMKTEARENTLFKVAVGSETGDAMIKELQLNPVTHEVLHADLVRIAMDKLLQVTIPIVPVGEAVGVKVDGGFVDPLTREVEVECLPGDIPESIEIDISHLHLNDSLKVADVTPPPGVRIVTDPSTVLVLIGMSRTEEVKPEEAEIEEGVEEQEPEVIKKERASEEEKE, from the coding sequence ATGACCATCACCATCACAGCGGAAAAACGCGATGTCTTCGGCAAAAACAACAATCGCCGGCTGAGGAAAGACGGCAAGATGCCGGCCGTCCTCTACGGCGGCTCGGCGGAATCGATGCCGCTTGTTCTCGACAAGAAGGACATCTTTCGCATCATGAAAACGGAAGCCCGGGAAAACACCCTTTTCAAAGTCGCGGTCGGCTCCGAGACGGGGGATGCCATGATCAAGGAGCTCCAGCTCAACCCCGTCACCCACGAGGTTCTGCATGCGGATCTCGTCCGCATCGCCATGGACAAGCTTCTCCAGGTGACGATTCCGATCGTTCCCGTGGGCGAAGCCGTGGGCGTCAAGGTCGACGGCGGCTTTGTCGATCCTCTCACCCGCGAAGTCGAGGTTGAATGTCTTCCCGGCGACATTCCGGAAAGCATCGAGATCGACATCAGTCATCTCCACCTTAACGATTCCCTCAAGGTGGCCGACGTCACGCCGCCGCCGGGCGTCCGAATCGTCACCGATCCGTCCACGGTTCTGGTTCTGATCGGCATGTCCCGTACTGAGGAAGTCAAGCCGGAAGAGGCGGAGATCGAGGAAGGTGTTGAGGAACAGGAACCCGAGGTCATCAAGAAAGAAAGGGCCTCCGAGGAAGAGAAAGAATAA
- the rpsR gene encoding 30S ribosomal protein S18, with protein MSRDSKRPERGSYRKFFPPKKKFCRFCQKNLRNIDYKAADILRRYVPDRGKITPRRVTGTCAYHQRKLTTAVKRARLMALIPYVES; from the coding sequence ATGTCGAGGGATAGCAAAAGGCCCGAGAGGGGATCTTACCGGAAGTTTTTCCCCCCCAAGAAGAAGTTCTGCCGGTTCTGCCAGAAGAACCTCAGAAACATCGATTACAAGGCGGCCGACATCCTGCGCCGCTATGTTCCCGACCGGGGCAAGATCACGCCGCGCCGGGTCACCGGAACGTGCGCCTATCATCAGAGAAAGCTGACGACTGCCGTCAAGAGAGCCCGTCTCATGGCTCTCATCCCCTATGTCGAGAGCTGA
- the rpsF gene encoding 30S ribosomal protein S6, with amino-acid sequence MKQYETGFIMAPNLSEEDAETFITQMTEIIDQKNGRMIKKDIWGKRRLAYPIKKFQEGLYVFFHYEGGGDISQELERRFKQSEAVIRFLTVIKDPRDPLRKKKKDRPSEDRAAETTESVPTEAVPAETASGSEAPAETGEKTEESTDVEG; translated from the coding sequence ATGAAGCAATATGAAACGGGGTTCATCATGGCCCCCAACCTGTCCGAAGAGGACGCGGAAACCTTCATCACCCAGATGACCGAGATCATCGACCAGAAAAACGGCCGGATGATCAAGAAGGATATCTGGGGGAAGCGCCGGTTGGCGTATCCGATCAAGAAATTCCAGGAAGGCCTCTACGTCTTCTTCCATTATGAAGGCGGCGGGGACATCTCCCAGGAACTCGAGCGGCGCTTCAAGCAGTCCGAAGCCGTGATCCGGTTCCTGACGGTCATCAAGGATCCGCGGGATCCTCTGAGAAAGAAGAAAAAAGACCGGCCGTCCGAGGACCGGGCCGCCGAAACCACCGAGTCCGTTCCCACTGAGGCCGTTCCCGCTGAGACCGCCTCGGGTTCCGAGGCGCCTGCGGAGACCGGCGAAAAAACCGAGGAGAGCACCGATGTCGAGGGATAG
- the radA gene encoding DNA repair protein RadA — MKDKTVFVCQACGFRSPKWTGRCGGCAEWNTMIEEAAEPVLAPAESLFPPADPVLFGDILETSASRWPTGIDEFDRVLGGGAVAGSLVLVGGEPGIGKSTLLLQAARDTAARGETVLYVSGEESLEQVKIRGDRIGVAGGNLYLLAETNCERVIVQAEKLQPQVLVIDSVQTVFSSKMTSSPGTISQVREVAQQVFRFAKTSGVPAFLVGHITKDGSLAGPKSLEHLVDVVLLFEGERDHSHRILRALKNRFGPVSELAVFEMTSSGLQPVANPSAFFLKERPKDEPGSAVVCTIKGARPLLAEIQALVSSSVFSGNPRRMTVGLDPQRAAMLLALLEKKLGYGFASEDIYLNVAGGMSVDETAADLAAVMAVVSSLRNKALPRDTAFFGEVGLSGEIRSVSQALSRVREARALGFETVVMPEGNLEVLDEDSRAGIKCLGVRTVRRALQEMF, encoded by the coding sequence ATGAAGGACAAGACGGTCTTCGTCTGTCAGGCCTGCGGTTTCCGGTCGCCCAAATGGACGGGCCGCTGCGGCGGCTGCGCCGAATGGAACACCATGATCGAAGAGGCGGCCGAACCCGTCCTCGCTCCGGCCGAATCTCTGTTCCCGCCGGCCGATCCCGTCCTGTTTGGAGACATCCTGGAAACGTCGGCGTCGAGGTGGCCGACGGGGATCGACGAATTCGACCGGGTGCTCGGCGGCGGGGCCGTGGCCGGATCGCTGGTCTTGGTCGGCGGAGAGCCGGGCATCGGGAAATCGACCCTGCTTCTCCAGGCCGCCCGCGACACCGCCGCCCGCGGCGAAACCGTCCTCTACGTGTCGGGCGAGGAATCGCTGGAGCAGGTCAAAATCCGGGGCGACCGGATCGGGGTGGCCGGAGGAAACCTCTATCTTCTGGCTGAAACCAACTGCGAGCGCGTGATCGTCCAGGCCGAAAAACTGCAGCCGCAGGTCCTGGTCATCGACTCCGTCCAGACGGTGTTTTCGTCGAAGATGACGTCGAGCCCGGGAACGATCAGCCAGGTCCGTGAAGTCGCCCAACAGGTTTTTCGATTCGCCAAAACCAGCGGGGTTCCCGCGTTTCTGGTCGGCCATATCACCAAGGACGGATCCCTGGCCGGGCCCAAATCGCTGGAGCATCTGGTGGATGTCGTTCTCCTGTTCGAAGGCGAACGGGACCACAGCCACCGCATCCTGCGGGCCCTCAAAAACCGATTCGGCCCGGTGTCCGAACTGGCGGTTTTCGAAATGACGTCTTCGGGACTTCAGCCCGTGGCCAATCCCTCGGCCTTTTTTCTCAAGGAGCGGCCGAAGGACGAACCGGGAAGCGCCGTGGTCTGCACGATCAAGGGCGCCCGGCCTCTTCTGGCCGAGATCCAGGCCCTGGTGTCCTCGTCGGTCTTTTCCGGCAATCCGCGGCGGATGACGGTCGGGCTCGACCCGCAGCGCGCGGCCATGCTTCTGGCGTTATTGGAAAAAAAGCTGGGCTACGGCTTCGCCTCGGAGGACATCTATCTCAACGTGGCCGGCGGGATGTCGGTCGACGAGACGGCGGCCGACCTGGCCGCGGTCATGGCCGTCGTCTCATCGCTCCGGAACAAGGCCCTGCCCCGGGATACGGCTTTTTTCGGCGAAGTGGGCCTCAGCGGTGAAATCCGTTCCGTGAGCCAGGCCCTGTCCCGGGTCCGCGAAGCGCGGGCGCTCGGCTTCGAGACGGTGGTGATGCCGGAAGGCAATCTGGAGGTTTTGGATGAGGATTCGCGGGCCGGAATCAAGTGTCTGGGCGTACGGACCGTGCGCCGGGCCTTGCAAGAAATGTTCTGA
- a CDS encoding TRAM domain-containing protein has translation MGLIVFRIVVLALVVTAGYFYPPFNLTPPAGAAVAFVLGGLVMILETRIRRMPFKMMWSAATGTLLGILLGWLLGGIYQAVVRTEEMATFTRMFFLVLLPYIGFLVGTKKSEWLDPGHVLRFFREKNEGRSRKILDTSVIIDGRIPDLCDTGFIEGSIIVPQFILKELQLIADSADGLKRQRGRRGLDVLDRLRKASQVPVMVSDVDFPDVRDVDSKLIELAKNLDAKIITNDFNLNKVANLQGIKVLNINELANAIKPVVLPGETMHVFILKEGKERDQGVAYLDDGTMVVVDNSRRMIGQTVAVTVTSVLQTTVGKMIFGRYNEDAE, from the coding sequence ATGGGCCTTATTGTTTTTCGAATCGTCGTTCTCGCGTTGGTCGTTACAGCCGGATATTTCTATCCGCCGTTTAATCTGACGCCTCCGGCCGGCGCCGCGGTCGCCTTCGTTCTCGGCGGCCTGGTCATGATTTTGGAGACGCGGATCCGGCGCATGCCCTTCAAGATGATGTGGAGCGCCGCGACGGGCACGCTCCTGGGCATTCTCCTCGGCTGGCTGCTGGGCGGCATCTACCAGGCCGTGGTGCGGACCGAAGAGATGGCCACGTTCACCCGGATGTTCTTTCTGGTTCTCCTGCCGTACATCGGATTCCTGGTCGGAACAAAAAAGTCCGAATGGCTCGATCCGGGGCATGTCCTGCGGTTTTTCCGCGAGAAAAACGAGGGCCGCAGCCGCAAGATCCTGGACACGAGCGTGATCATCGACGGCCGCATTCCGGATCTCTGCGACACCGGCTTCATCGAGGGCTCGATCATCGTGCCGCAGTTCATTTTGAAGGAACTTCAACTCATCGCCGACTCGGCCGACGGCTTGAAGCGTCAGCGGGGACGGCGCGGTCTCGATGTCCTGGACCGGCTGCGGAAAGCTTCCCAGGTTCCGGTCATGGTTTCGGATGTCGATTTCCCCGATGTGCGGGACGTCGATTCCAAGCTGATCGAACTGGCCAAGAATCTGGACGCCAAGATCATCACCAACGATTTCAATCTCAACAAGGTGGCCAATCTCCAGGGGATCAAGGTTCTGAACATCAATGAGCTGGCCAACGCCATCAAGCCCGTCGTGCTTCCCGGCGAGACGATGCATGTCTTCATTCTCAAGGAGGGCAAGGAAAGGGATCAGGGCGTGGCCTATCTCGACGACGGCACCATGGTCGTCGTCGACAATTCCCGGCGGATGATCGGCCAGACCGTCGCCGTGACCGTGACGTCCGTGCTCCAGACCACGGTCGGCAAGATGATATTCGGCCGGTACAACGAAGACGCGGAGTGA
- the ispD gene encoding 2-C-methyl-D-erythritol 4-phosphate cytidylyltransferase, with translation MNSATVIIVAAGRGERFGGNKPFAMLGGKPIIDWSLETFEAHADVGAVILVLPPGRNGGDFRRRYPKIHTVVPGGKERQDSVLRGFGWAAAEMGDIVLIHDGARPFASADLVGRIIRTAGAKGAAIPVLPASDTMKRVKDGCVVETLDRSELAAVQTPQGFKRGVLAAALDKAVRDGYVGTDEAALVERAGYPVHVVPGEPGNIKITRPEDLKLAEALLHV, from the coding sequence GTGAATAGCGCAACCGTCATCATCGTCGCCGCAGGCCGGGGGGAGCGGTTCGGCGGAAACAAGCCGTTTGCGATGCTGGGGGGAAAACCGATCATCGACTGGTCGCTCGAAACCTTCGAGGCTCATGCGGATGTCGGCGCCGTCATTCTCGTTCTTCCGCCCGGGCGGAACGGCGGGGATTTCCGGCGCCGGTATCCCAAAATCCATACCGTCGTGCCCGGCGGGAAGGAGCGCCAGGATTCCGTTCTCCGCGGTTTCGGCTGGGCCGCGGCGGAGATGGGGGATATCGTCCTGATCCATGACGGGGCCCGGCCGTTCGCCTCCGCGGATCTCGTCGGGCGGATCATCCGGACGGCGGGGGCCAAAGGCGCGGCCATCCCGGTTCTTCCCGCCTCCGACACCATGAAGCGGGTTAAGGACGGCTGTGTCGTCGAAACGCTGGACCGGTCGGAACTGGCCGCGGTTCAGACGCCCCAGGGCTTTAAGCGGGGTGTGCTGGCGGCCGCGCTGGACAAGGCCGTCCGGGACGGATATGTCGGAACGGACGAGGCCGCCTTGGTCGAAAGAGCGGGATATCCCGTCCATGTCGTTCCCGGCGAGCCGGGCAACATCAAAATCACCCGGCCGGAGGATTTGAAACTGGCGGAGGCGCTTCTCCATGTATAG
- the pth gene encoding aminoacyl-tRNA hydrolase, whose translation MSVWLVAGLGNPGELYAGTRHNAGFLFVARLAADWGLRLKGWKGLARAAEAVRSGESVMIAQPRSYMNLSGRAVGEILERRHIALQNLVVAYDDLDLPLGQIRVRPRGGPGTHNGMRSVTAEVGGTDFPRIRLGIGPLPDGVDPADFVLSPFNPEERAVVDAALPRAAQALDLILSGDITAAMSMFNRKAAGA comes from the coding sequence ATGTCCGTGTGGCTTGTCGCCGGGTTGGGAAATCCCGGAGAGTTGTACGCCGGAACTCGCCACAACGCGGGCTTCCTGTTTGTCGCCCGCCTGGCCGCCGACTGGGGTCTCCGCTTGAAAGGCTGGAAAGGCCTGGCCCGGGCGGCCGAGGCCGTGCGCTCCGGAGAGAGCGTGATGATCGCCCAGCCCCGGAGCTACATGAACCTGAGCGGCCGGGCCGTCGGCGAAATCCTCGAGCGCCGTCATATCGCCTTGCAAAACCTGGTCGTGGCATATGACGATCTCGATTTGCCGCTGGGCCAGATCCGGGTCCGGCCGCGGGGAGGACCGGGAACGCACAACGGCATGCGCTCCGTCACGGCCGAAGTGGGCGGGACGGATTTCCCGAGGATCCGGCTCGGCATCGGCCCGCTCCCGGACGGGGTTGACCCGGCCGACTTCGTCCTTTCCCCCTTCAATCCGGAGGAGAGGGCGGTCGTGGACGCCGCGCTGCCCCGGGCCGCCCAAGCCCTCGACCTCATCCTCTCCGGCGACATAACCGCTGCGATGTCCATGTTCAACCGGAAAGCGGCGGGGGCTTGA